A genomic segment from Acidobacteriota bacterium encodes:
- a CDS encoding AraC family transcriptional regulator yields MQELRYKPGLTRTRQLSIDFLPICLSGLAMGGLSADNPSMRTEMIRRLVARHAPTDGAHDTPLEGIQLFRLTHPVERLPAVYSPSVCVVVQGSKRAYLGEAVHVYSPGQYLCATMPMPVQAEASAASPEKPLLGLLVSLETRAFTETVVEFETASVPLPQGRSVEMVPGLAVVRWDNAFSSALQRMLELLEDPLALRVLGPGRLREFFFAILLGEAGSSIRRTFGSSHGLSRAMSYLRENLDKSLSVNDLAQRAGMSRAVFDRRFREATTLSPLQFIKKLRLNEAAMQIAQGVHIGQAAGSVGYSSFSQFSREFRHHYGEAPRAWGKLARTRTTDTELSAL; encoded by the coding sequence GTGCAAGAGCTACGATACAAACCCGGACTGACGAGAACTAGACAGCTCTCGATCGATTTTTTGCCTATTTGCCTCAGCGGCCTTGCAATGGGCGGACTCTCAGCAGACAATCCGTCGATGCGGACCGAAATGATCCGGCGGCTTGTCGCCCGCCATGCACCGACCGATGGAGCCCATGACACGCCCCTCGAAGGAATCCAGCTCTTCAGGCTGACCCATCCCGTGGAGCGTCTGCCAGCGGTGTATTCGCCGAGTGTCTGTGTCGTTGTCCAGGGCAGCAAGCGGGCATACCTGGGCGAGGCCGTTCACGTTTACAGTCCGGGTCAATACCTCTGTGCCACCATGCCGATGCCGGTGCAGGCCGAGGCGTCGGCCGCCTCTCCGGAGAAGCCTCTGCTGGGACTGCTCGTCAGTCTGGAGACGAGAGCGTTTACCGAGACCGTGGTCGAATTCGAGACAGCATCAGTCCCCTTACCTCAGGGAAGGTCCGTCGAAATGGTCCCGGGCCTGGCCGTCGTCCGATGGGACAATGCCTTCAGCTCGGCTCTGCAGCGGATGCTCGAACTTCTGGAGGATCCTCTTGCGCTCCGGGTGCTCGGCCCGGGTCGGCTGCGAGAATTCTTCTTTGCGATTCTCCTCGGAGAGGCGGGGTCCTCGATCCGCAGGACATTCGGGTCTTCCCATGGACTGTCTCGCGCTATGAGTTATCTGCGCGAGAATCTCGACAAGTCGCTTTCGGTCAATGACCTCGCCCAGCGAGCCGGAATGAGCCGGGCGGTTTTCGACCGCCGCTTTCGAGAGGCGACCACGCTTTCGCCTCTCCAGTTCATCAAGAAGCTGCGACTGAACGAGGCCGCGATGCAGATCGCTCAAGGCGTCCACATCGGTCAGGCAGCGGGCAGTGTCGGCTACAGCAGCTTCTCCCAGTTCAGCCGCGAATTTCGCCACCACTATGGGGAAGCTCCTCGAGCTTGGGGAAAGCTGGCCCGGACGAGAACCACCGACACCGAGCTTTCGGCTCTCTAG
- a CDS encoding SDR family NAD(P)-dependent oxidoreductase, with amino-acid sequence MTFDRSSTTDDVLSGMDLTGKTVLITGASTGLGAETARALAARGADLTLVARSTQKLTRVAEAIHSATGRKPETASLELDRPSTVRSFANTWLASHGTLDLLINNAGIMAPPLTRTAEGWESQFATNHLGHFLLTNLLAPALKASGSARVINLSSGGHWFSPVDLEDPNYERRPYEPLAAYGQSKTANIWFSLELGRRWKEHGVSSFAVHPGGIQTELDRNLDPSIQGTMEQMQKDYGHLYKTIPQGAATSCWAATSASLNGKTGLYLEDCRISKPAESDDIGQGGYVPHAYDEKGAVGLWDLSNRLLGTNF; translated from the coding sequence ATGACCTTTGATCGTTCTTCAACCACCGACGACGTCCTGAGTGGAATGGACCTCACCGGCAAAACCGTGCTCATCACCGGTGCGTCGACCGGCCTGGGAGCCGAGACGGCGCGAGCGCTCGCGGCGCGCGGCGCCGACCTGACTCTCGTGGCCCGCTCGACCCAGAAGCTAACCCGCGTCGCCGAAGCGATTCACTCGGCGACCGGGCGGAAGCCGGAGACGGCCTCGCTGGAACTGGACAGACCCTCGACCGTTCGGTCGTTTGCCAACACCTGGCTTGCCAGCCACGGCACCCTCGATCTGTTAATCAACAACGCCGGGATCATGGCACCGCCGCTCACCCGCACCGCCGAGGGATGGGAAAGCCAGTTCGCCACCAATCACCTGGGTCATTTCCTGCTGACGAACCTTCTGGCCCCGGCGCTCAAGGCTTCCGGCTCCGCGCGAGTGATCAACCTGTCGTCCGGTGGACATTGGTTCTCGCCGGTGGACCTCGAGGACCCGAACTACGAGCGCCGCCCCTACGAGCCGCTCGCCGCCTATGGTCAGTCGAAGACTGCGAACATCTGGTTCTCCCTCGAACTCGGCCGCCGCTGGAAAGAGCACGGTGTGTCCAGCTTCGCGGTTCATCCCGGAGGCATTCAGACTGAGCTGGACAGGAATCTGGATCCATCCATCCAAGGGACGATGGAGCAGATGCAAAAGGACTACGGACACCTGTACAAGACAATCCCGCAAGGTGCGGCAACTTCGTGCTGGGCGGCAACCAGCGCCAGCTTGAACGGAAAGACCGGCCTTTATCTCGAAGACTGCCGGATTTCGAAGCCGGCCGAGAGCGACGACATCGGGCAAGGTGGATACGTCCCCCACGCGTACGACGAAAAGGGAGCTGTCGGCCTCTGGGATCTCTCAAATCGGTTGCTGGGAACCAACTTCTAG